The following coding sequences lie in one Pseudomonas monsensis genomic window:
- the folD gene encoding bifunctional methylenetetrahydrofolate dehydrogenase/methenyltetrahydrofolate cyclohydrolase FolD yields MTAQLIDGKSIAASLRQQIAQRVAERRQQGLRTPGLAVILVGSDPASQVYVSHKRKDCEEVGFLSQAYDLPAETTQEALTDLIDRLNDDPAIDGVLLQLPLPEHLDASKLLERIRPDKDVDGFHPYNVGRLAQRIPLLRPCTPKGIMTLLESTGVDLYGLDAVVVGASNIVGRPMAMELLLAGCTVTVTHRFTKDLAGHIGRADLVVVAAGKPGLVKGEWIKEGAIVIDVGINRQDDGKLVGDVVYDTALPRAGWITPVPGGVGPMTRACLLENTLYAAETLHA; encoded by the coding sequence ATGACTGCACAACTAATCGACGGCAAATCGATCGCCGCCAGCCTGCGCCAGCAGATCGCCCAACGTGTTGCCGAGCGTCGCCAGCAAGGCCTGCGCACGCCCGGCCTCGCGGTGATCCTGGTCGGCAGCGATCCTGCCTCTCAGGTTTATGTCTCGCACAAGCGTAAAGACTGTGAAGAGGTCGGTTTCCTCTCTCAAGCCTACGACCTGCCCGCCGAAACCACGCAAGAAGCATTGACCGATCTGATCGATCGTCTCAACGACGATCCGGCAATCGACGGCGTGCTGCTGCAACTGCCGCTGCCCGAGCACCTGGACGCTTCCAAACTGCTGGAGCGCATCCGCCCGGACAAAGACGTCGACGGCTTCCATCCTTATAACGTCGGTCGCCTGGCACAGCGCATTCCGTTGCTGCGCCCATGCACCCCTAAAGGCATCATGACGCTGCTGGAAAGCACGGGTGTGGACCTTTATGGTCTGGATGCAGTGGTGGTTGGCGCGTCCAACATCGTCGGTCGCCCGATGGCGATGGAACTGCTGCTGGCCGGTTGCACCGTCACTGTCACGCACCGCTTCACCAAGGATCTGGCCGGACACATCGGCCGTGCCGATCTGGTCGTCGTGGCCGCCGGCAAGCCGGGTCTGGTCAAGGGCGAGTGGATCAAGGAAGGTGCGATCGTGATCGACGTCGGCATCAACCGCCAGGACGACGGCAAACTGGTCGGTGACGTGGTGTATGACACCGCCCTGCCCCGCGCCGGCTGGATTACGCCAGTACCGGGCGGCGTTGGCCCGATGACCCGTGCCTGCCTGCTGGAAAACACCCTCTACGCAGCGGAAACCCTGCACGCCTGA
- a CDS encoding DUF6021 family protein gives MTDSPSPKGPHSSEHSSGDDLGFDPDSPDLDDPQVDPVGPAKAPLDVVPGEDPKKPARPYDPLANLKP, from the coding sequence ATGACAGATTCCCCATCACCGAAAGGCCCGCATTCTTCCGAGCATTCCTCGGGAGATGATCTGGGGTTTGATCCGGACTCGCCTGACCTCGATGATCCGCAGGTCGACCCTGTCGGCCCGGCCAAGGCGCCTCTCGATGTGGTGCCCGGCGAGGACCCGAAAAAACCTGCCAGGCCCTACGATCCCTTAGCCAATCTGAAACCTTGA
- the pbpG gene encoding D-alanyl-D-alanine endopeptidase, producing the protein MKIRLSILSLFFAFTGTFITPTINAAETTAAPRDASTLKIASGSALLMDMQTNKVIYSSNPDVIVPIASVSKLMTGLVVVEARQNMDEWINVDISNTPEMKGVFSRVKLKSELPRREMLLIALMSSENRAAASLAHHYPGGYAAFIAAMNAKAKALGMNHTHYVEPTGLSERNVSTARDLSKLLVAASKHPILSELTTTKEKTVSFRKPNYTLGFRNTDHLVNKADWDIKITKTGFTNPAGHCLVLVTKMGNRPVALVILDAFGKYTHFADASRIRSWVETGRSASVPAVAQQYKADKNLKSRQSGVVEASK; encoded by the coding sequence GTGAAAATTCGTCTTTCGATTCTGAGCCTGTTTTTCGCTTTTACAGGCACATTCATCACGCCAACGATCAACGCTGCGGAAACCACCGCTGCCCCTCGCGATGCTTCGACACTGAAGATCGCCTCCGGCAGCGCTCTGCTCATGGATATGCAGACCAATAAAGTCATTTATTCCAGCAACCCTGACGTGATCGTCCCGATCGCCTCCGTCAGCAAGCTGATGACCGGTTTGGTGGTGGTCGAAGCCCGGCAGAACATGGACGAATGGATCAATGTCGATATCAGCAACACGCCGGAAATGAAGGGCGTGTTCTCCCGAGTCAAACTCAAGAGTGAACTGCCGCGCCGCGAAATGCTGCTGATCGCCCTGATGTCCTCGGAAAACCGCGCCGCCGCCAGCCTCGCCCATCACTACCCCGGTGGTTATGCAGCGTTTATTGCTGCGATGAACGCCAAGGCCAAGGCACTGGGCATGAACCACACCCACTACGTTGAACCGACCGGCCTGTCGGAGCGCAACGTTTCGACGGCCCGCGACCTGAGCAAGCTGCTGGTAGCGGCGAGCAAACATCCGATTCTCAGCGAGCTGACCACTACCAAGGAAAAGACCGTTTCGTTCCGCAAACCCAATTACACCCTGGGCTTTCGCAACACCGATCATTTGGTGAACAAAGCCGACTGGGACATCAAGATCACCAAAACCGGCTTCACCAACCCGGCCGGTCATTGCCTGGTCCTGGTGACGAAGATGGGCAATCGCCCCGTCGCCCTGGTGATTCTCGACGCGTTTGGCAAATACACCCATTTTGCCGATGCCAGCCGTATCCGCAGTTGGGTGGAAACCGGCAGAAGCGCCAGCGTTCCGGCAGTGGCGCAGCAATACAAAGCGGATAAAAACCTCAAGTCGCGGCAGAGCGGCGTGGTTGAGGCTTCGAAGTAA
- a CDS encoding TerC family protein: MEYLLELAASPAAWVALATLVVMEIVLGIDNLIFISILTNKLPEQHRQKARRIGIGMALILRLALLSTIAFIVQLTAPVIEIMGQAFSWKDMILIAGGLFLVWKATTEIHHSMDPAPEDPKTATSTVTLGFAAAIGQILMLDMVFSIDSIITAVGMTEHLPIMVIAVVVSVLVMLFAAEPLAKFINDNPTVVMLALGFLIMIGMTLIAEGFGAHVPKGYVYAAMAFSAAIEVLNMLSRRTKQKKLAQQA, translated from the coding sequence ATGGAATATCTATTAGAACTCGCCGCCAGCCCTGCCGCCTGGGTTGCTTTGGCCACACTGGTGGTGATGGAGATCGTGCTCGGCATCGATAACCTGATCTTTATCTCGATCCTGACCAACAAACTGCCCGAGCAGCATCGGCAGAAAGCCCGTCGCATCGGTATCGGCATGGCGTTGATTCTGCGTCTGGCCCTGTTGAGCACCATCGCCTTTATCGTGCAGTTGACCGCCCCTGTGATTGAAATCATGGGCCAGGCATTCTCCTGGAAGGACATGATCCTGATTGCCGGTGGTCTGTTCCTGGTGTGGAAAGCCACGACCGAGATCCATCACAGCATGGACCCGGCGCCGGAAGACCCGAAAACCGCGACATCGACCGTGACTCTGGGTTTTGCTGCCGCCATCGGTCAGATCTTGATGCTGGACATGGTGTTCTCCATCGACAGCATCATTACTGCGGTGGGCATGACTGAGCACTTGCCGATCATGGTGATCGCGGTGGTGGTCTCGGTGCTGGTGATGCTGTTCGCGGCTGAGCCTCTGGCCAAGTTCATCAACGACAACCCGACGGTGGTGATGCTGGCCCTGGGCTTCCTGATCATGATCGGCATGACGCTGATCGCCGAAGGCTTCGGCGCCCACGTACCGAAAGGCTATGTGTATGCGGCGATGGCGTTCTCGGCAGCGATTGAAGTGCTGAACATGCTGTCGCGCCGGACGAAGCAGAAGAAGCTCGCTCAGCAGGCTTAA
- the nhaR gene encoding transcriptional activator NhaR, whose protein sequence is MLNYRQLHYFWVVAKTGSIVRACEQLNLTPQTISGQISLLEQTYGIELFRRVGRQLELTEAGRQALPYAEQMFQLGGELELMLRAQPNEQQILFRVGVADVVPKSIVYRLIAPTMELNEPLRITCREDKLERLLADLAIQRLDLVISDSPMPSHLDIKGYSQKLGECGISFFATAQLAAQYGQDFPRSLHGAPLLIPGAETVVRSRLQRWFAEQQVQPQIVGEFDDSALMQAFGQSGSGIFIGPSVIADEVKRQYGVELIGQTDAVTESFYAISVERKVKHPGIVAITEGARRELFTAL, encoded by the coding sequence ATGCTCAATTACCGACAATTGCATTATTTCTGGGTGGTCGCCAAGACCGGCAGCATCGTGCGCGCCTGCGAACAGTTGAACCTGACGCCACAGACCATCAGCGGGCAGATTTCGCTGCTTGAACAAACCTACGGCATAGAGTTGTTCCGACGGGTCGGCCGGCAACTTGAACTGACCGAAGCCGGGCGCCAGGCCCTGCCCTACGCCGAGCAGATGTTCCAGCTCGGCGGCGAGCTGGAACTGATGCTGCGCGCGCAACCCAATGAACAGCAGATCCTGTTTCGGGTCGGCGTGGCGGACGTGGTGCCCAAGTCCATCGTCTACCGGCTGATCGCGCCGACCATGGAGCTGAACGAGCCGCTGCGCATCACCTGCCGCGAAGACAAACTCGAACGTTTGCTGGCGGACCTGGCGATCCAGCGCCTGGATCTGGTGATCTCCGACAGCCCGATGCCTTCGCACCTCGACATCAAGGGCTACAGTCAGAAACTCGGTGAATGCGGGATCAGTTTCTTCGCCACCGCGCAGCTGGCGGCTCAATACGGACAAGACTTCCCGCGCAGCCTCCACGGCGCCCCCTTATTGATTCCCGGAGCGGAAACCGTGGTGCGCAGCCGTTTGCAGCGCTGGTTCGCCGAGCAGCAGGTCCAGCCGCAAATCGTCGGCGAATTCGATGACAGTGCCTTGATGCAGGCGTTCGGCCAGTCCGGCAGCGGGATTTTTATCGGCCCGAGCGTGATTGCCGATGAAGTGAAGCGCCAGTACGGCGTGGAATTGATTGGCCAGACGGACGCGGTGACCGAGTCGTTCTACGCGATTTCGGTAGAACGCAAGGTCAAGCACCCCGGCATTGTGGCGATTACCGAAGGTGCCCGACGCGAGCTGTTTACCGCGCTATGA
- a CDS encoding peptidase C39 family protein, whose protein sequence is MVQVFSRIRVALLAAGCAALLAGCAGSVAPEVKRLPERVELSGTFYRGDAHQSGPQVLASLLSQQGIVTTPGLLEKPLHLPGGEDKLQENIQNLAREYGMVVYPLDANLPALLTQVAAGYPVMVRFSEGAAFWAEPRYAILSGYDRNKQKVLLRAGMNRRELMSFSSFESALEKSGGWAILIQKPSQIPAAVDRGRWLKAADELAQAGQENEAAQARKALAAH, encoded by the coding sequence ATGGTCCAGGTATTTTCTCGAATTCGTGTGGCGCTGCTGGCGGCCGGTTGCGCGGCGCTGCTGGCCGGTTGTGCGGGCAGTGTGGCGCCAGAGGTCAAGCGTTTGCCGGAGCGGGTCGAACTCAGTGGTACGTTCTATCGGGGCGACGCCCATCAGAGTGGGCCGCAAGTGTTGGCGAGCCTGTTGTCGCAGCAGGGCATCGTGACCACCCCGGGCCTGCTGGAAAAACCGCTGCACCTGCCCGGTGGCGAAGACAAGCTGCAAGAGAATATCCAGAACCTGGCCCGCGAGTACGGCATGGTGGTCTACCCGCTGGACGCCAACCTGCCGGCGCTGCTGACGCAGGTCGCGGCGGGATACCCGGTGATGGTGCGTTTCAGCGAGGGCGCGGCGTTCTGGGCGGAACCGCGTTACGCGATCCTGTCCGGCTATGACCGCAATAAACAGAAGGTGCTGCTGCGTGCCGGTATGAACCGTCGCGAACTGATGAGCTTCAGTTCCTTCGAATCGGCGCTGGAGAAGTCAGGTGGCTGGGCGATCCTGATTCAGAAACCTTCGCAGATTCCGGCGGCAGTCGACCGTGGCCGTTGGCTCAAGGCGGCCGATGAGCTGGCTCAGGCCGGTCAGGAAAACGAAGCGGCACAGGCGCGCAAGGCGCTGGCTGCGCACTGA